TCTCAAACAGTTGAGTTAAAAATGACTCATCATCGCCGGCTTTGTACAGGTGATCTCCATCAAATCCGAAAAATCCTGAAACCAGTAAATTCCCGGCTTTTGAACTGCTTTCGGGATCAAGGACACTCTCCATCAAAAGCTTAATCCGGATTGCCTCAAACGACTCCAGCACCTTCTCTCTAGAGTAGGTAACGGCGCTCAGTCCAACCTTTTTCAATTCATGTTTTACTTTTTCAGCGTCCCGGTTCTTAGCCACCAGAATGGCAATATCTCCAGGCTTCACTCGCCTCATCACTTCCGACTCTTCATCAAAGATCTGCAATGTGGAATCTTCCAGCATCTCACCTATCTCCCGAACGGTTTGATGCACAGAGTAGTAGCGCAGGTCATCTTTACCGGTTTGAAAGGGCTCATAAACTGTGAAATGAATTCCGGGTACCTGTTTTCCATTTTGCAAAAACTGTTGACTCAGATGCTCCATCCCAACTCCGGATGGATTATACTCGATCTGCTCGTCCAAAAACGGATAGTCACTAAACCCAAACAGCGCATTCACTCCTTCAATTACTCCCTCAGAACTTCGGTAGTTGTCCTGAAGCGTATAGACTTCACCCTGCAGTTCGTTCTTTGCTTTCAGGTAGGCATATACATCGGCTCCCCGAAATGTATAGATCGCCTGCTTAGGGTCACCGATCATGAGCAGTGAGGAATCAACAGAGTTAGCGGGATATATTTTGTCAAAGATTTTGTACTGAATGGGATCGGTATCCTGAAATTCATCCACCAGGGCAACCGAATACCGCTTTCTCAATTTCCTGACCAGTTTATCAGCGTTAGTACCAACAGTAAGAGCGTCTCGAAGTTTTATAAGAAGATCATCATAACTGTATGTCTCTGAATCTTTTTTCAGATTGATACGGCGCTCATTAATTCTATTATAAGCCTCGAGAAGAACCGTAGTTTTTACTTTTTCGATGTCTGAGATCAGATCAGAATATTCATCAACCAGATCAAAAAACTCACAATATTCAGGCTTTACCGTGCCTTTGCTCGTCAGGTTTGAATCGTCGCTAACATAGCTCCATTTGAAGTATTTAAGCTGGTCAATTATCTCATTGCCATAAAGTGGGAAATTGAGGAAGTCATCCATCTTTTGAATTCTGCTTGTCACATTTCTTTCCGAATAGTGACTCAAATCACACTCTAAAAATTCTTTTAGAATCTGGGATCGGTGTTTATCCCAACTTCGCTTCAATTTATCACGTAGACTGAGAACATCAGCAAGGTACCCCTGAACATTGTCCATCACCTCACCTTCAACCTCTGCATACGGCTTTTTAAAGAGATCATTCAGTACTTTCTTTAGAGTATCCGGGTGAGCCGAATCGCTATTTACCTTTTTTAAATTATATAGAATTTCCAGATTGTACTGTCCCGGTTCAGTACTACTGTTTTCCGCAACATACTCTCTCCAGAAATCCTCCGTAGCCTCATCAAGTTGAGAATCCTGCCGGAAAATCTCGGCACCAAATGAGGATCCGGCCAGCAATGCCTCCTCTCTTAAAACTTTCTGGCAAAAACCATGAATAGTGGAGATTAAGCTGTCATCAAAATTAAGTATAGCCTGATTAATGATTTTAACAGCGTCTTTCCTGTCCTCCGTCCTTTTAAAAAGCTCCCTCAGGAAATCATCAATAGTCTCTTTCTCTCCGTTCAGAACCAATTTTGCTGTGCGCAGAGACTCAAGAATACGCTCCCGAAGTTCAGAAGCTGCTTTATTGGTAAACGTCACAACCAATATTTCATCCACCTTCAGTTCTTTTTCCAGCAACAGACGTAGAAAAAGCCCTACAATGGTATACGTCTTACCTGTTCCGGCATTTGCTTCAATAATGGCCCGGGCGTCCCACTGCAGATCATAAATCGATTCGAGCTTTTTCGACATTACTTCTCCTCCGTCATATGTTCAACCATGATTTTTATCCATTTCAGGTATGCATCGTTCAGCAATTCATCTGAAAATTCCACACCAGGCCCATATAGCAGTTTTACGGATAGATTATCGCGTTCGGCATAAGGTGAAAACTGGCTGCCTTCGAATTTTGTCCTGGCAACTGAAAGAGCTTTTTCCAGGTTTTTATCCGGATCTTTCTCCAGGTAATCATAAATCACATCCGGGAAGAATTTCATCGGTTTCAAGGTGTGATCACGATATTCATGTATTAGTTCTGTAAGTATTTCATCCGGATTATCTACCGGACTAAATGTTAAAACTTTTGGTTTTCCTTTTTTCAGCTCACAAATAAATCTGCTTTGTCGACTTTCCCTTTCATCGGTTGACTGTATAACCAAATGATTTATCCATGCCTTAAACAGATTCCCACCTCGCTTTGAAGATGGATTAACCTGTACGAATTCGTTGTTTGTATAGTTATCAATTGATCCGCTTAATCTATTGTCTTGCAATAGTATATTGATGTCAATATATGACAATTCCGGTTTAACATTCAGTTCACTTAAAACCTCTAAAGTAGTGTTAACTGAATCAGCTAGTTCATTAAATATTTTACTCCCGCCCCAACCTGCAGGCAGTAATCCCGATTCAAGAACTATAGATTGAATCTGATCCGAACTCATTCCTGATAGTCGCCATGAAAAGATCTGCCTGAAAAGTTGATGTTTTTCTAAAGCACTGAGCGAAAATTCATCTCTCTCCTCCTCAGGATCACGCGGTCTTGCATTAAACTTGTTACGCAAAAACCAATCAGGGTGTTTGGTGTAGAACCTAATCAGATCACTCAGCTCAATATTGGCTTTTTCTTTCTTTTGATCCAGTTGTTTGTTGAACTGTAATCCTCCTTTGCGCTTTGCCGTTTCTGAAATGGTAGCCTGCATGGCGCTGTAATATTTATCTGAGTAGGACTTTCCGTTGACAAATGCATTCGGGGAAAAGCCTGAAATAGCCTCATGCCGAACCCAGCTCTCCGGGTTTTTTCCGGTAACTCTGCTCAAAAAATCAATCCATTCGTTGACAATCGGTGATGGAGGAAAATGCTCGTTATCCACCTTACTCTGGCCTATGTAACTGCAGTAGTGGGTTTTTCCCGCAGCCATGACCGATTCCAGAAACAGAGCCTTATCCTCTTTTTTACGATCTCTTTCGGTTATTCGCGGATTTTGATTCATCAGATCAAAATCGGGAGCATTCTGTTTTCGTGGAAAACTCTCCTCATTCAGACCAATCATTGCGATCAGCTTAAACGGCAATCCCCGAACCGGTACCATACTGCTGAACGTTACCCCATCTGTGAAACGAGCAGACTGTCCGGTGCTTTTATCCAAAACCGATTCAATTTCTGATCTGATAATTTTAAATGAAATTTTTTCTTTGATAAATGACGCCTCAAATTGACTTCTAAGCGATTCAAAGCCTGAGTTTAGCAAAGTACCCGATCCTTCCCGCATAACAGCGTCAGAGAAGAGCTCAGAAGCCCATCGAGTCAAAAGATCACACCAATGCCCTGCACTCTTGGGATTCTTAAGTTCTTCCCGGCAATCACATAAAAAATTGAAATATTGATTAAATACAGCCCAGCGCTCTCTGTCAGTTACTGTCTCCACACCGGTGTATCGATCAAAACCTGGCATTTCTTCAATATTGTCGCCGATTAGATCTCCATCCCATATTCTCTGTATCGCTCGTTTCCAGGTATGAGTCTTCTGCTCCGGCTGTTCCCATTCTTTACGATGTGCCTCATCAATCCCCCAGATAATGTAGTTGTCTACTAACCACCCTTTAATTCTGGAGGCGTCAGAATCGGTCATCTTAAATCTCTCTAAAATGGGTTTTGATTGAAACAGATCGAATACGTCATCAAATTGAAACCGTGAACTCAGCAGGTTCAGAAAATCCAGAAATGTATTGCTTAACTGCATCGATTGCCGGAAGCCGGATGAAGGAGTTTTGTATTGAATTTCCGGCACTCCATCCTCCTGAATTCCAAACACGGCATCAATAATCTTTTCATATGGAGCTAAATCCGGTGTAACAACAAGTATATCATCCGGTTTCAACGATGGGTCAGTCTCAAACTGCTCCAGCAAAAATTGGTGTAGGGTCTCAATTTCACGGAGTGGACTGTGGCATGATCGAATTTGAACCGCAGTCCGGTCAAAATCAGTATCACCTACTTCATCAGGCTGATTTTTTGTGATCCTATTCTTAACCTTACCGAGAAGTGTGGATGCATCAAATTCGTCAAACTCCTGATTCTCTTCACTGACGATTGGCCGA
This is a stretch of genomic DNA from Rhodohalobacter barkolensis. It encodes these proteins:
- the recB gene encoding exodeoxyribonuclease V subunit beta, which produces MSKKLESIYDLQWDARAIIEANAGTGKTYTIVGLFLRLLLEKELKVDEILVVTFTNKAASELRERILESLRTAKLVLNGEKETIDDFLRELFKRTEDRKDAVKIINQAILNFDDSLISTIHGFCQKVLREEALLAGSSFGAEIFRQDSQLDEATEDFWREYVAENSSTEPGQYNLEILYNLKKVNSDSAHPDTLKKVLNDLFKKPYAEVEGEVMDNVQGYLADVLSLRDKLKRSWDKHRSQILKEFLECDLSHYSERNVTSRIQKMDDFLNFPLYGNEIIDQLKYFKWSYVSDDSNLTSKGTVKPEYCEFFDLVDEYSDLISDIEKVKTTVLLEAYNRINERRINLKKDSETYSYDDLLIKLRDALTVGTNADKLVRKLRKRYSVALVDEFQDTDPIQYKIFDKIYPANSVDSSLLMIGDPKQAIYTFRGADVYAYLKAKNELQGEVYTLQDNYRSSEGVIEGVNALFGFSDYPFLDEQIEYNPSGVGMEHLSQQFLQNGKQVPGIHFTVYEPFQTGKDDLRYYSVHQTVREIGEMLEDSTLQIFDEESEVMRRVKPGDIAILVAKNRDAEKVKHELKKVGLSAVTYSREKVLESFEAIRIKLLMESVLDPESSSKAGNLLVSGFFGFDGDHLYKAGDDESFLTQLFEILNQLNEIWYSHGFYAMIRHLLFKKESLHHFSAQPDSERVLTNLFHLADICAKAEQEHALSMGELYHWFLDEMKQAEDDDEKTQLLESDQKLIKILTVHTSKGLEFPIVFCPFLWEGTRKEKGDEFNEYHDENNRLKINVDFRKDANTEIVQKSILESVSEEVRKTYVAITRAKYQCRIIWGSHTESHLSGMGGIMLGKKFIEEQIDNKLGEKDKQVSTTKFIDIISEVQAQHADFISIKKISEYYQREEPVKLSDEFEAVPDFQPYSGPVKIQPGRRLDSFSSLTSHGGDASQPDYDQTLESYVSFLQDSSEQQRKQSIFTFPKGATAGTAIHKLFEHEDFEFAAANQTNLIPITEEVLDQYNFDKKWSGVLQKMMRDVTGSTIGDLDLSQVKRVDEIREMEFHFPSSDLQLDEILEIIRNSPHSHKNKSRLQNYLTGFIDLTVRQNGKYYILDYKSNYLGDQIEDYAPEKLRREIESVNYDVQYHIYTVALKKYLTTRIPNFDYDRDFGGVAYLFVRGMRADSNNGVWSVKPEKEVIDRLEIYLTSETNQEEMQR
- a CDS encoding exodeoxyribonuclease V subunit gamma, which gives rise to MITYYSGNRLTLLADRLSKCLADHLPDDPLASQTVIVPNRDTAKWLQLQVSVRMGIAANLNFELPAEWHWKQIREIYPDLPKVLPSDPEPLKWSLFSLLNEPDVLKRFKRLYNYISEQSEEMRGPATLKLSRQLASVYDQYLIYRPEMILKWDAGNTGSGDEKWQAELWHLLTERWNQRFDAPVCYHKAKLFEIAENEFRRRQTGQKTPVFMFNPGLLSGSIVTFLKVFSEKNLVFLFQNRVTENISEAYDCSILNSLADETVSIDSIFRPIVSEENQEFDEFDASTLLGKVKNRITKNQPDEVGDTDFDRTAVQIRSCHSPLREIETLHQFLLEQFETDPSLKPDDILVVTPDLAPYEKIIDAVFGIQEDGVPEIQYKTPSSGFRQSMQLSNTFLDFLNLLSSRFQFDDVFDLFQSKPILERFKMTDSDASRIKGWLVDNYIIWGIDEAHRKEWEQPEQKTHTWKRAIQRIWDGDLIGDNIEEMPGFDRYTGVETVTDRERWAVFNQYFNFLCDCREELKNPKSAGHWCDLLTRWASELFSDAVMREGSGTLLNSGFESLRSQFEASFIKEKISFKIIRSEIESVLDKSTGQSARFTDGVTFSSMVPVRGLPFKLIAMIGLNEESFPRKQNAPDFDLMNQNPRITERDRKKEDKALFLESVMAAGKTHYCSYIGQSKVDNEHFPPSPIVNEWIDFLSRVTGKNPESWVRHEAISGFSPNAFVNGKSYSDKYYSAMQATISETAKRKGGLQFNKQLDQKKEKANIELSDLIRFYTKHPDWFLRNKFNARPRDPEEERDEFSLSALEKHQLFRQIFSWRLSGMSSDQIQSIVLESGLLPAGWGGSKIFNELADSVNTTLEVLSELNVKPELSYIDINILLQDNRLSGSIDNYTNNEFVQVNPSSKRGGNLFKAWINHLVIQSTDERESRQSRFICELKKGKPKVLTFSPVDNPDEILTELIHEYRDHTLKPMKFFPDVIYDYLEKDPDKNLEKALSVARTKFEGSQFSPYAERDNLSVKLLYGPGVEFSDELLNDAYLKWIKIMVEHMTEEK